A window of Vigna radiata var. radiata cultivar VC1973A unplaced genomic scaffold, Vradiata_ver6 scaffold_307, whole genome shotgun sequence genomic DNA:
GAGGTCCCTTTCTAACAAtaatgtatgtttttttatcttaaatttatcaagagatgataaaatatttagttaaaggGAATGAAAGTGTGGATTGTGAATTAGATCCATAACACTGAAGATTAATCTTTCGTGGAAATAAAGAATCAAGGtcatctataatttttaaattaccaAATAGTAGTATCTTATAGAGAAaatgtgtatttttttctttaatatatataatctctAAAGTATCAAATAGTAGTatcttatagaaaaaaatacacattttttttctttaatatatataatctctAAAATACCAAATAGTAGCattttatagagaaaaatacACATTTTCTCCCTTTAGAATCACTATACGATCTGTCACATTGATATATACAATATTGTCTATCTTAGGGACCAAGTACTATCTAGGTCATTTTTTTGAGGTCGTCCACCCAGGTCGTCCTTCCAGACTGTCTACCCAGGTCGTCCTCCTAGGCCGTCCACCAAGGTTATCCTTTCCAGGACGACCACCTAGGTCGAACACTTAGTTCGTGCCCAATATGATCTAACAATATGGTTAGATTATTAGTGGTAATGTTTTATTAAGCCCCTAATGCAGATTAAAGTGTGATTGAGTCATCATTATAAGCCAATGAAAAGTAAAAGTCCATCagaaatagtataaataaaggtctcagGTATGATTTTAGGATCATTATCCACATTATATTACTGACTTAAGCGTCAGAGTGTTTTTGACAGGTACCCACCCACACAGCTTAGACAAGAAGGAGAGAGCAAACAATGTAACTTGGATGATGGAGGACCACTAAGAAGTCCATCCAGTTTTCAGGACAACTTAGAGTGCTTTGAGTAAAGGAACTCAATCTCATacccaaaacaaataatattaacattctatttgattttttttcatatttttttataagatattttatgaagaatttaactttatatatttgcaataaaaaatatgagaCATTTTCTTATTTGTCACTATCAAATACTTTAGTGTTCGAAATTGTTGTTTAACAAAGATATctgaataatttcaaattacagATATCATAAGCACAGGAAACATATAAGTTAAACGTTGAGAAATTATTATTGTACTTTGCTGGTAAACAGGACATGGTTCATACGGTTGCTGACTAATCCTATCTGTATGTTATTATTTCCTAGCAGCATGTCAAATACTGATACTCAACTCCAGAACCAATGAACCTGAGGTACTCTATAAATATGTTCTTCACCACTCTCCTCATCAAATTTTGCAATCCAtgaactttttcttcttttcttatcactgtCATCATTCATGCAAATCCTTGAAACTTCCATGGCATTCCCAGGATGGCTTAGAGATCTTActtgtgatttttcatgttttcctCTTATATACCATCTTAGCCCTTTTTGATGAGAAAGCACATGCTTTGCCACTACTATTACTGATCTTTTCATACTAACATCTACCAAGTTGAGCAACCTTGAGTAGTTGTCATCCTTGCAATGAACTAGAAAGAAATCAATGTTATGATAGAAAGATAGTAGCTTTGAAGGTTCTTCTGTTCTAAATTCTACTTGCTCTTCAAGACCTGAGTTCATGATGGCTTCTTTGGATTCATCAAGGACTGACTTAGGGATAACACAGATCAATCTCCCACCAGTTTGTCTTGCAGCAACTGCTAGAGCTATGGTATATAGGGACACACAAGAACTCACTTCCACCATCAGTTTCGCTTTCATTCCCGCTGCTAATGCTGATATAAGTTCATTGCTTTCAGGATTTCCAACTCTCCATATCCCatcttctctctttttattcTCGCACTGTCAAATAATCAAACATAATACCCATCAAaatccttttataaaatttcattttaagtaatttttcaGGAAAAATGGTATTTTGAGATATcatttgttccttttttttattgttcattTCCATATCAGTTTGAATCAAATATCTATAAGGGATTATGAATTACTTGCTTCTATTTGTTAATGTTCATACAAATTATATTGTTCTCATATGGATAATCTTGAGAAGAAATTTCATACCAGATTAaccaaaaataacatttagaataatcttttattttgagTGACAGATTTGTTTTCAGATTCTTAGTAGAACTATTAAATACGATAGAAACAAACTTTaacattatcatttttatttaacgtTGAACTTTTACTTATACTTAtcattcttaataattttaaataaggtTTAGTTAATGTTTATTCAATGTATGTGTTCAAATGACATTAACATTATGTGTTGGGTTTCGTgtcgaaaaaaaaataacacgtgtgtatataaatgaattcaaatctcatttttacaattgaaaaatggaaaatgatattttgacatcaattttttacactattttgacactgcacatgtgtcaaaacgtggttggacgatttcaaattaaaaaagctgaaacaaggacatatttggaagaaaaaaaccaaagttttttttttaatttgaaatcgtccaaccacattttgacacgtgtgcagtgtcaaaataatgtcaaaaaattggtgtcaaaatatcattttcctaaaaaaaaaacaatagaaaagaTATTGCtgcagaattaaaaaaaaatgttatgtaaGATTTTAGATCATAATGTCTAGTTATCTTTACACGAATCTTATTAATGATATTCATTTATCTTTCATGTGTAGATTGATCGAGATCAATAATTCCTCAGTACGTTGTTTTACACCATAAAAAGGACAAGGAAAAGAATTGTGAATAACATTGGATAGAGcagaagataataataataataaaaaaaaaaaaaaaagaaaaaagagagatgaATATTTACCAGTTGAAGGGTATCAAGGTATGCCCTTGAAGCAGATTTTGAAGACCATTCCATCATGAAAACCAAAAAAGATTATTTACAAAAGAAAGTATATTGTGCAGAAAGTGCAACTTATGAATAGTTGATTAAGGTTATGAGAAAGTGAATGCAAACGAGGTCGAGAAGCTCGGAAGCTCGTTTGCTTGACgtggttttgttgtttttctattgCTTTTGTATaatgttaatgttatttttgtggctgtgaaagttaatttatatatggaaatagaagagaaaatgtGACGTGATGTACGAAGAAAAGGTAGTCAAAGCGTGAAGTAATACAACGTAGGGAAGGGAGATTCTGTTGCAACTTCCATGCATTTTGCTAAATTTGTGAATATTAATGTTTCCCTCCTAACTAACACATTTGCACTTCTATGTCAACATTCACCTTTGACTCACTGCCTCACCATAAGTCAaaccaacatatatatatatatatatatatatatatatatatatatatatatatatatatatatatatatatatatatatatttatgtccTATAACTTTTGTActcagaaaatataaaaaattaggacagaaaaaaatattattattattattataaaaactttaatcAAACTAATCCTTAaacattgacaaaaaaaaaaactattaaaagtGGATACTGATTTTTTTgctaaaatttagttattagcGAAATTAACGTATATTACACCAATACCATGATAATCGTAATAgtagttaatatatataaagtaatctctagtattttattaaatcaattatattatgtGCAAAATGTACATGATTCACTTTATTACTATTATCTTATGCATTATTAAGTAGTTGGTCTATGTTATATTCTTAATTCGGTTCCCTAAAAGGATCAAATCAAGAATGCATAAGAGATAAAAGGTAGCTGAGAATAAATCAATAACGTTTACGAAGCCACTTTACTAATTTTTGATGTGTACaaataaatcattatatatGTAAGAAATAAGGATTGAATACCTAATAAATATACTTTACTATAAATTaaggataaataaataataagaaagttttgaaataagtcattattaaagaattttttttttattatacgaaaaatattattttatttaaagcatAACAGTCATCAAGGGGGTGTAGCTCATATGGTAGAGCGCTCGCTTCGCATGCGAGAGGCACGGGGTTCGATTCCCCGCACCTccactattttatattttatctttaatatatatataagagtcAAATggataattaaaatgaaataaatcggaaaaaaaatgattttgaaaaacaaaatccatTTACTGaactgtttttaatttttgctatGTAGTTCGTTTCAatcagtcttttttttttaatacatctGAATGGTACAAAGAGTCTTGAACTATAACAGATTGTTACTGTTTATCTAACTATTGCTAAATGAATTgctaattattatatttctatgatctaatatattgttttcctttttattaaaaataatagatatattaaaaataatagatgaatagatgatgataaataataagtaaaaagaaaaaaacaaatatacaaaatagATAAAGTGAAAGTTATTTAGCAAACTTGACTTCCTAATAGCTTTGTTCATGCGAAGTTGAGGTTAGTCGATATTCTTCTTCAGAATAATTAAGAATTTCTTAAAATGGAGacatgtgttttaaaaaaattagaaaaaaaaagtaaaagtgaataAACTAAATGGGCCCTAGTAAATTATCATAAGGTTTGAATGAAGATGGGTGTTTAAAGCTTTATGAAGTGcttaataaatcatatatatttgaaaatatttacaatcaaattcattttatttttaatcaaggAAATACTTAtgtatatcaaattttttatctctaatcaacgtcaaatttttatatatcattttttttatggttaaatatgtttttagtccctatactttggggcgattttggttttagtccctctttcctaaggtacaatttagtccttcaactttagaaaactctggttttatttgttgtttcaaacacgtttcattataacatttggattgtttatactgtttgacacatttttgcttcaatgttaactgagagaaaagcgtttgaaacaacaaataaaattaaaaaaaaaaatggtaaaaaggactaaaactcgagttttctaaagttgaaggactaaattataccttagtttgaaagagagactaaaaccaaaatcgccttaaagtatagggactaaaaacatatttaaccctttttttttaagattgatAAGGTTGAATACATTGACTTTTTGAGGTTAGATTTTGTGCTATTAAAGACTTGATAACAATTAAGCTGCAGCGATGGAAGGAGAATAATGATAAGGTTGAGTAGAAGAAGTAATAACCACTGAAGAATAGGGAAggaaaaaggttaaaataaaattgagttacCAAAAGACGAAGAGTTGATTAAATGGATATAAATGCTTAGATTAAGCGAAAATGggtaattatttattagttgATAATAATCATTTTCagtaaaatcaaaatcaaaaggTGAATTTGATATTACTTTCAAATGGTGTCAGAAAGTATTACTATATCTAACATTTAATGTATGATTCcctcaagaaaataaaaaaggaaaatcgGAATATTAACGATATGCAAACGTTAAAagaaatatcttaataaaagcattaaaaaattaattgtttttaagtgttcaaaataatatttcattaataacaaatttcatCGAAAGCATAGTCGTCGATAAatgtagaaaaagataaagaatacGAAAGAATAACTATTATGTTAAACGTGAGGTAGATATTCGATTTTTCGTAGAAGTAATTTTAAGGTGTTGAGAttagattaaaatgaaatgcttcgatgacaaagaaaaattaaaaaaactctTTAGTATTTAGAAGATTAAAAAGAGATGGTTGCATACTCGAAGATGACTTATATATTAAGATGAAATtgattaattagaaaaataaaaaaggaggTTATACGTTTGTATTTGATGGGAGACATTGAGATGAATGTGAAAGGTATGTTTAGTTGAAGTGGaacatttaatatcattatgattaattcattaatgagaggaagaaataaaggaatagaATTGAATTACATGAGAAAAAATAAGCAAGGGAAGGAATGAAGGGTGGTTTCTACCTTTCCCATGCAACTGCCTCAATTTCTGATTGTGCACTTCTGTATAGTTCTAGCCTCTTTGCCAAGGAGGTACGGCGCTGCATGATTGCTGGGTCCTCATTTAGAAGTGAAGCTAATTGTTTTCCCTGCAAAAACAATACCCTTAATCACACCATTGGTTTCCCTATGCATGAATTCTTCAAGGAAGACAATAAGAAGCTCACCTCCCTTTTCCCCAATTCTGTAAAGAAATGATCCAGTAAGCTCCGCTTAGCCTCACGCACTTGACAATAAACTACGGATTTGGGAATGGTGTTCCTCAGTGTCCCACATACCATGTTCACATAGGACAAGACAGTAGTAGCTGTTCATATTTAATGAAATGAGGAATCTCagtaaagggaaaaggaaaacaatgcCTCTAATTTCATCAACATATAGATGTTGTGTCATATGTATGTGGTTAATGAGTTCCTTTAGttcatttattaattcaattacTACCTAGGAATAGAATCATCAAAAGAAAATCGAAAACCAC
This region includes:
- the LOC106754948 gene encoding uncharacterized protein LOC106754948, giving the protein MMEWSSKSASRAYLDTLQLCENKKREDGIWRVGNPESNELISALAAGMKAKLMVEVSSCVSLYTIALAVAARQTGGRLICVIPKSVLDESKEAIMNSGLEEQVEFRTEEPSKLLSFYHNIDFFLVHCKDDNYSRLLNLVDVSMKRSVIVVAKHVLSHQKGLRWYIRGKHEKSQVRSLSHPGNAMEVSRICMNDDSDKKRRKSSWIAKFDEESGEEHIYRVPQVHWFWS